The Phaenicophaeus curvirostris isolate KB17595 chromosome 6, BPBGC_Pcur_1.0, whole genome shotgun sequence genome segment TGCGAGAATGCTGTTTCAAATGGCAGAAGCTGCAGGGGATACAGCTCGAACATCAACTGTGGGTCTGAATTTGTAAAGGCCCAGGGAACAGGGAGGGATCCAAACAGAGTGAAAGGCTGGAGCAAGCCTGCAAGAGGGCTTCAAAAATACAAAGTAATTTAACACATTAAGCCTGGCAGCAGTATACCTAGGTACAATAGTTACATTAAGGATGGACTATCAATCTTGACTGATAGCCTTTAGCATTGAGAAGAGATTATATTATAACATAACATAATTGTTATATTATAACAATGCTACCCAAGCCTTAATTACAGCGGATCAATGCTTTAACTTACACTTCAGGGAGGTCCCATGGTAAAAAGAGGTCTCTACCTTTCCTTTAACTTTGCTCCAGACTACTGGGACCTCCAGTGCGTAACTTCTGAGTCTTTCAGCTTCCTGGTCTTAGTTTCCTTGGGAAATAGATTTTTCTCTTATAGGATAGTCTTATAACTAAAGCATTGATCTGTCATTTGAGGTCCCAGGTTATGCTCCCAGCTAACACGCAAGCTCCGCTGACAGCCCAGCCCCAGTACTTGCCCTGTTCCCTCTATTCTGCTTGGTTGGGCTGTGGTTTTTGCAGCTGGCTCACAGGTCTTCTTTGGGAGAAAGGAGCATCCTTGGCAATATGCATGAAGATAAAACTCTCTGTTAAGAAGGTAAATGTGGTGTGGTAGGaccttgttttaaaaatcaggCTTGTTGCAGATGGAGTAAGGAACTGAGGGTGTGCTTGGGGCCAATAAGTCACCCAGAATCACTGTGGCTTGACAGATTGTGATAGGCTTGTGCCTATTTAAAAGTAAGAGAATTGCTCTTTTCCCAAGGTGTAACACGGCTGTTGCAATGGAGGCGGGTGCACATCCCAGTGTCAAGGAAACTGCCTGGCTTGGTTATGGCTAAATACAACACCTCAAGGGCCCAGATACTGGCTGAAACAGAAACTTCACTCTtggcacaatttttttttccctgcccaGAAGAAAGAGCAGAGCTGAAAGCCCTTTCCTATGGGGTGAAGAGAGTGGTGAGATACTAACATAAACCTCAAGGTGTGTTCAGCTGTGTTCCTGGGCCTTGAGCTGAAGCCTttagctgagggaactggctaGCTTGTGTCAGTGCCagataaagaatttttttaagacagagcattagaggaaagaaaggagaaagaaaggggaaagaaaggggggaGGGGACAAGGGATATTTACCAGTGCGGGAAATGGAAGCTTTATCGGGAGTTTTTTGGGGAGATAAGGAGCTGGGCTGGCCCATCTCTACATGGTGTGGACACACTTGCTGCCTTTGAGTCTCTCAGGAAAGAGCAAAAGGAGCTGCTGACATTTCTGCTTAAAAGCAAGAATCAATGAATCTTTATTTCCCACTGCCTGCTTGTTTGACCTTATTGTGTTGCGgaacagaaaagacagaaaagagaaagggtgaggggagaggggattcGTGCTAATAAAATCCACGACAAGATcacagccctctgatcatcgcTGGAGATGCTATTATTTGGTTGCTGTCCtatttgctgctgttgctcatTTCCGATTCTTGCCTTGCTGTAATAAGTCACACACTTTCCAGCTATCATCCCTGTATTGACAGGCAAATGTCACCCGCGTTTGATTGACGTCCATTGCTCCTGAATACAGAAGTATGATTTAGGAATcaattctgtttgtttatttaaacaGCTCTTTGTGTACCTTGTATATCTGCAAGCAAGACAAGTTCCTTAATATTTTCTCGGGATAAATGCCACTAATATTGCACATTCACCTTCccactcacagaatcatagaatcatagaataaccaggttggaagagacccaccggatcatcgagtccaaccattcctaccaaacactaagccatgccccccagcacctcatccacccatgccttaaacacctccagggaaggtgaatcaaccacctccctgggaagcctgttcctgtacccaatgaccctttctgtgaaaatttttttcctaatgtccagcctaaatcttccctggtggagcttgaggccatttcctctcatcctgtcccctgtcacttggaagaagaggccagcaccctcctctctacaacctcctttcaggtagttgtagagagcaatacggtctcccctcagcctcctcttctccaggctaaacaaccccagctctctcagccgctcctcataaggcctgttctccagcccattcaccagctttgttgctcttctctggactcgctccagagcttcaacattcttcttgtggtgaggggcccagaactgaacacaggattcaaggagtggtctcaccagtgccgagtacagagggagaataacctccctggacctgctggtcacaccgtttctgatacaagccaagatgccatcgaccttcttggccacctgggcacactgctggctcatgttcagtcggctgtcaaccaacacccccaggtccctctcctccaggcagctttctagacagacttctcctagtctgtagcactgcatagggttgttgtgccccaagtgcaggacccggcatttggccttgttgaacctcatgccactggactctgcccagcggttcagcctgttcagatccctttgcagagcctccctagcctccagcagatccatgcttccacccagcttagtattgtctgcaaacttgctaagggtgcactcaatgccttcatccaggtcactgataaagacattgaacagggctggacccagcactgagccctggggaaccccacttgtcactggcctccagctggatttcacaccatttcccaccgctctctgggcccggccagccaaccagttttccacccaggagagtgtgcgcctgtccaggccagaggctgacagtttctcaagcagaatgctgtgagaaactgtgtcaaaggctttactgaagtccaggaagaccacatccacagcctttgcctcatccagcagccgagtcactttgtcatagaagtcGCAGAGGTGCCCACCAGTCCTTGGGGAggagaaaataacaaagaaaaaaaaagaaaaaaaaagcaaaaaaaaggaggaagggaggaaactCCAATGCTTAACAAAATGCTTTGCTGCCCCCCGAGTTAAGCCAGAGAGACCTTTTTCATCGGTGCCGTCATCTGTTGATCTGCATATGTTCGGCACTTTCCTTTGGCTCTAAACAAAAGGGAACTCTTCCCCTCGGTGTCAGTTTGCTAGCAGAGCAGCGGCTGGCTTTAACGCCGAGAAACACTGCAGCCGGTGAGGCGTATGTCAGTTTTAATTCACAGAAAgaactgtttctttctctgccttcatGGTTGTAGTcgggaagggggaagagggagatcCGAAATTGCGAGAGATGCTAATCTGTGTTGCCGTGCGAGGTGGGaggtttattttcaaataacttCCAGCTGGACAATCGGCAACTGTAAAGCATCCCTAGgctaaaagcagcatttcccagAAAACACGGATACGGCGGGGTGGCCTCAGGGAAGCGTTAAGCGGTAGGTGGATTGACCTTTTTAATTCTCGATCGGTGACCCGAAGGGTACCCAGAGGCTGCTGAGCACATCTCTCCCTTTCGCTCTGCTCCAGAAAGAGCTGTCATCGCAAGATGCAGCTAGGGAGCGACGCTCACGATTTCGCTGTTCACCCGTTTgcgggaggggtgggggagggagagagggagggagggagggagagaaaaaaaaatatatatttcccACACTGCCAGAGTAATGCCAAACTCTCTGTGAGTGGGAAGAACGGAGCAGATGCTGGAATGAGATGCCAAAGCAGCTCCCGTTTCCCCTGCGCTTTTGGGTGCCTATAAATTGCTCCAGCGCGCTCggcagcctcctcctcccctggcaGGTGGCACCCGGGCAGGATCCCGCTCTCCCTCCGGCTCCGGCTCGGCGGCGCTCGGCGAgcggcggggcggccgcggggcaGCGGCGCctctgagagagagagagagagagagagagagagagggagagaagaggcgAGCGGGGCGATCGCGAGAGGAAAGGCAAGTTCCAGGGAAAAGTTGCCTCGGACTGGCAcagcctgcaaaaaaaaaaaaagtcgaTCGCCAGCGGGAGGATAAAAGTGCGGGCGGCGGCTCCCCGGCTCCCGCGCTCCCTCCGCCTCCCGGCCGCGACCCGCGggagcccccgcagcccccggcaGCCGAGCTCGAGCGGGCTCGGCGTTTTTTCGGCTCCGAGGAGGTTCCCGACCAACCATCAAGATTTTGTCCAAAAGCAGGCAAGAGGATCGCCCTGCGCTGAGCCGGCTGGTGGGCAGCAGGCGGCGGCTGATCGCGGCGGGCGCGCTGGGGGTGGtgatggtgctgctgctggtcaTCCTCATCCCGGTGCTGGTGAGCTCGGCCGGCACCTCGGCGCACTACGAGATGCTGGGCACCTGCCGCATGGTCTGCGACCCCTACGGCGGCACCAAGGCGCCCAGCACGGCGGCCACGCCCGACCGCGGGCTCATGCAGTCCCTGCCCACCTTCATCCAGGGGCCCAAGGGGGAGGCCGGCCGGCCGGGCAAAGCGGGGCCGCGCGGGCCCCCGGGGGAGCCGGGGCCGCCCGGGCCGGCGGGGCCgccgggggagaagggcgagcCGGGGCGGCAGGGGCTGCCGGGCCCCCCCGGGGCTCCGGGGCTGAACGCGGCGGGGGCCATCAGCGCCGCCACCTACAGCACCGTCCCCAAGATCGCCTTCTACGCCGGCCTCAAGCGGCAGCACGAGGGCTACGAGGTGCTCAAGTTCGACGACGTGGTCACCAACCTGGGCAACCACTACGACCCCACCACCGGCAAGTTCACCTGCTCCATCCCCGGCATCTACTTCTTCACCTACCATGTGCTCATGCGGGGCGGCGACGGCACCAGCATGTGGGCCGATCTCTGCAAGAACAACCAGGTGCGCGCCGGGAGCGGCTGCGGgagggcggcgggcgggcggggagAGACGGAATTCCCGACGGGAGCGCCTGCGGGAGGGCAGTCGGGCTTCCCCGAGGTGAAGCCGGGGAGGCGCGGGGCGCGCAGCGGGTCTCCCGGGGGCAGGGCCGGAGCCCGGGGCGCCCCGCAGCCGGCAGGGACCTCGGGACGGCGCCGGGGCCGCCTCGGGTGCCCGGGGAGTCCCCGCGGGCTCCAGGCGCTCTTTTCCCCGAGAGGGACGGCGCCGCCGGCCGCTCGCAGCCCGTCCCGGGAGGGGAATCTCGGCGGGCGGGCAGGGTGCGCTCAGCAGAGGGAGGTCCTGCCCGGGGAGGGGTCGTGGGTGGGGGGGAGGCGGCCACCGGCGGGGAGGCAGGTTTCCCCGCGGCGGGGCTGCCCGGGAGCCGCACGGATCGATCCCGGGAGGCAGCGGAGCCGGGCTGCCGGTCCCCCGCGGGAGGATGGGGACGCTCGGAATGATCAAAGATCTTGCGATTCAACCGCCTGAAAGACGTAGGAATCGT includes the following:
- the C1QL3 gene encoding complement C1q-like protein 3, encoding MVLLLVILIPVLVSSAGTSAHYEMLGTCRMVCDPYGGTKAPSTAATPDRGLMQSLPTFIQGPKGEAGRPGKAGPRGPPGEPGPPGPAGPPGEKGEPGRQGLPGPPGAPGLNAAGAISAATYSTVPKIAFYAGLKRQHEGYEVLKFDDVVTNLGNHYDPTTGKFTCSIPGIYFFTYHVLMRGGDGTSMWADLCKNNQVRASAIAQDADQNYDYASNSVVLHLEPGDEVYIKLDGGKAHGGNNNKYSTFSGFIIYAD